From the Gouania willdenowi chromosome 19, fGouWil2.1, whole genome shotgun sequence genome, one window contains:
- the fbrs gene encoding autism susceptibility gene 2 protein homolog isoform X3 — MEGPSRSTGFRQSRRSRSQRDRDRRRRRVDLTEQRNTSLSSGSEREGGGTNSVLGPGGRERRPGFGRHRPPRRRKRESVSCEEDVIDGFAIASFISLETLEMDCSLKPSQRTDMLGRRNKAKRGPEENGGGPLSAPEEGVPHSYSSSCWNKSRNKRRKIEGHPLETGYICDTESDTGDKASDNDMDPVFTVSTRKVVDSTPSTMGPSKSCSPLPTHCRRASRLMVTPRVSGLERSQEKNLEPHFPEPISSSASSTSFSSCLPPHAPVTTSNAIARSSTINGNGSRHNGNGSSPPLSKPKAFLLGLPGRSHPIYSRGGPPVKPPSSSSSVPSSSSSMRPPTPSTSVSLPFVRGSGSSGPVRPPSRAGALFTSSPGLPPPPPLLQGPGHSAPEREGRRSVPGSENNASAAGRSTPGGAGAASSAASSSSSGRASQTQPSIPQLAFQFHQHNHQHQHTHTHQHFTPFLHPTASAPPLFDKFPGKMDGLYRHSFFPQYPPPSVPSIQPVIPPTGPFGSLQGAFQPKPLVPQGTGPDITARLGVVPHHLQPKDPRKPGKWCAMHVHVAWMILSHQKRVKVRMMQADPHKLDLRSDLLARFPGAGGLSQLGPMPPNHDLTRPPSLFSASGGVNPSAAPFISPSTPHSSFLNPAAHLDPYGRSPPFTPLGALGSGAFGGLGSPTLASSVFGPKDSPSTTVGALSAQNHHDPWNRLHGAPSGFPAGPSWAKGGEKREERERGKEGERRDVPHIKDEKDRDNMLYGRPPVRMSPVAPPFKPCSNTPLSHVNGHSGGVGGGGGVGGSGPIEDLTRLSRDGDKRGGTSSRGPSSLVTDRDRPRSSSSSVHTTPPPSSRSAPSPLDLYPRSMTTTAHSLHSELPHSHRDGNPTSSQAKKAERNSTPKAPPLLLPPVKVKEERKEEPEHIPITLPPPGHPHSFERPNSHSHHPSSGTPSSSSLSLTPTPSVSFPPPTPNPPSHSHLSLLERSRAIEAYLGGPGGAGLVLGPGGERFQPQGPHQGPHSFTWDPWRELAAQQQQQQQRREAMALRQEHHLALRADPHLALRADPHLALRADPHLARLLQHQRLLEAAAAASPHHHHHHPPTSTSSASGGRPDFGLMPPHFERPHQLGGPGGGLMDEEQRAQILREDFERVRYFGMHPHLPSPSHAATAAHLEQLHPGLLSHPLPPGAHGSQHHPGLYARLGHLNPHHVPNGILAKTAAGLVGALSVGAPPPLIPSVTSRSSTPPRGSRLGGPADLGLYGAHKDGESR, encoded by the exons ATGGAGGGCCCGAGCCGGAGCACCGGGTTTAGGCAGAGTCGCCGTTCCCGGTCGCAGCGGGACAGAGACCGGCGCAGGAGGAGAGTGGACCTGACTGAGCAGCGGAACACATCCCTGTCCTCGGGCTCCGAGCGGGAGGGCGGAGGGACCAACAGTGTCCTGGGCCCCGGAGGAAGAGAGCGACGGCCCGGGTTCGGGAGACATAGACCCCCGCGGCGGAGGAAGAGAGAGTCGGTGTCCTGCGAGGAAGACGTTATCGACGGCTTCGCCATAGCGAGCTTCATCAGCCTGGAAACCCTGGAG ATGGACTGCTCTCTGAAGCCCAGCCAGCGCACCGACATGCTGGGGAGGAGGAACAAGGCCAAGCGAGGGCCTGAGGAGAACGGAGGAGGGCCTCTGTCGGCCCCGGAAGAAGGAGTGCCGCACAGCTACTCCAGCAGCTGCTGGAACAAGAGTCGCAACAAGAGGAGGAAGATCGAG GGACATCCTCTGGAGACCGGATACATC TGTGACACGGAGAGTGACACGGGAGACAAG gcATCCGACAATGATATGGATCCAGTGTTCACAGTCAGCACGAGGAAAG TCGTGGATTCCACGCCCTCAACCATGGGACCCTCTAAAAGCTGCTCACCACTGCCGACCCATTGCCGCCGAGCGTCGCGGTTGATGGTGACGCCACGGGTGTCCGGCCTGGAGCGCAGCCAGGAGAAGAACCTGGAGCCTCACTTCCCGGAGCCCATTTCCTCTTCCGCCTCTTCTACTTCCTTTTCTTCCTGCCTTCCTCCGCACGCTCCCGTCACGACATCCAATGCCATCGCCCGCTCCAGCACCATCAACGGGAATGGCAGCCGCCACAACGGGAACGGCAGCAGCCCGCCGCTCTCCAAGCCTAAAGCCTTCCTGCTGGGCCTGCCTGGACGATCCCATCCCATCTACAGCAG GGGCGGCCCCCCCGTCAAACCTCCTTCCTCGTCTTCATCCGTCCCatcgtcctcttcctccatgcgGCCCCCGACTCCCTCCACCAGCGTGTCTCTGCCCTTCGTTCGGGGCTCGGGATCCTCGGGGCCCGTCCGACCCCCGTCCCGGGCCGGGGCTCTGTTCACGTCGTCGCCTGGCCTGCCCCCGCCTCCGCCCCTGCTGCAGGGCCCGGGTCACTCAgcaccag AGCGTGAAGGACGCCGCAGCGTCCCGGGCTCTGAGAACAACGCCTCAGCGGCCGGACGCTCCACGCCGGGCGGCGCGGGGGCCGCATCCAGCGCTGCCTCAAGCTCCTCCTCGGGCCGAGCGTCGCAGACCCAGCCCAGCATCCCTCAGCTGGCCTTCCAGTTCCATCAGCACAACCACCagcaccaacacacacacacacaccaacacttcACACCCTTCCTGCACCCCACGGCCTCCGCCCCGCCTCTG TTTGATAAGTTTCCTGGGAAGATGGACGGGCTGTACCGACACTCC TTTTTCCCACAGTATCCCCCTCCCTCAGTACCCAGCATCCAGCCTGTGATTCCTCCCACCGGACCGTTCGGCTCTTTGCAAGGAGCGTTTCAGCCAAag CCTCTTGTCCCTCAGGGAACCGGTCCAGACATCACAGCTCGCCTCGGGGTGGTCCCTCACCACCTGCAGCCCAAAGACCCCCGG AAACCAGGGAAGTGGTGCGCCATGCACGTGCATGTGGCCTGGATGATCCTCAGCCACCAGAAACGGGTCAAGGTGCGT ATGATGCAGGCTGACCCCCACAAGCTGGACCTCCGCAGCGACCTGCTGGCCCGCTTTCCTGGAGCCGGTGGACTGAGTCAGCTGGGCCCGATGCCCCCCAACCACGACCTGACCAGACCCCCCAGTCTGTTCTCAGCCTCAG GTGGAGTCAATCCGTCCGCGGCTCCTTTCATCTCTCCCTCCACGCCTCACTCTTCCTTCCTCAACCCCGCTGCTCACCTCG ATCCATACGGCCGCTCCCCCCCCTTCACCCCACTGGGTGCTCTGGGTTCTGGTGCCTTTGGAGGACTAGGCAGCCCCACCCTGg CCAGCTCTGTGTTCGGCCCTAAAGACTCTCCGTCCACCACAGTTGGAGCTCTGTCCGCCCAGAACCACCACGACCCCTGGAACCGCCTCCATGGTGCCCCCTCTGGGTTTCCCGCAGGTCCCAGCTGGGCCAAAGGAGGTGAGAAGAGGGAGGAGAGGGAGCGCGGGAAAGAGGGGGAGAGGAGGGACGTCCCCCACATCAAGGACGAAAAGGACAG AGACAACATGCTGTATGGCCGGCCTCCTGTCAGAATGTCTCCGGTGGCTCCGCCCTTTAAACCGTGCAGCAACACGCCGCTGTCCCACGTTAACGGACACAGCGGCGGCGTGGGAGGGGGCGGCGGTGTGGGAGGGAGCGGTCCTATTGAAGACCTGACCCGCCTCAGCAGGGACGGAGACAAGAGAGGCGGGACGTCGTCACGCGGGCCTTCTTCGTTGGTGACGGACAGAGACCGACCGAGGTCGTCCTCCTCCTCCGTGCACACCACGCCCCCTCCCTCCAGTCGCTCCGCCCCATCCCCTCTGGACCTATACCCCCGCTCCATGACCACCACGGCGCACAGCCTTCACAGCGAGCTCCCCCACTCGCATCGGGACGGTAACCCCACCTCCTCTCAGGCCAAGAAGGCGGAGCGTAACAGCACACCCAAAgcaccccccctcctcctccccccggTCAAAGTGAAGGAGGAGCGTAAGGAGGAGCCGGAGCACATTCCCATAACGCTGCCCCCCCCTGGGCACCCCCACAGCTTCGAGAGACCCAACAGCCACTCCCACCACCCCAGCTCAGGGAcgccctcctcttcctccctgtCCCTGACCCCCACCCCCAGCGTCTCCTTTCCCCCGCCCACTCCCAACCCCCCGTCACACTCCCACCTGTCCCTGCTGGAGCGCTCCAGGGCCATCGAGGCCTACCTGGGGGGTCCTGGGGGGGCCGGTCTGGTCCTGGGTCCGGGCGGCGAGCGTTTCCAACCACAGGGGCCCCACCAGGGTCCTCACAGCTTCACATGGGATCCCTGGAGGGAGCTAGCGgcacagcaacagcagcagcagcagcgccgCGAGGCAATGGCCCTCCGACAGGAACACCACCTGGCCCTGCGGGCCGACCCCCACCTCGCCCTGAGGGCCGACCCCCACCTCGCCCTCCGCGCTGACCCCCACCTCGCCCGCCTGCTGCAGCACCAGCGCCTTCTGGAGGCGGCGGCCGCCGcctccccccaccaccaccaccaccaccctccCACTTCTACCTCGTCTGCCTCGGGGGGCCGCCCGGACTTTGGGTTGATGCCCCCCCACTTCGAGCGGCCCCACCAGCTGGGTGGTCCCGGGGGCGGGCTGATGGACGAGGAGCAGCGCGCCCAAATCCTGAGGGAGGACTTCGAGCGTGTGCGTTACTTTGGGATGCACCCCCACCTGCCGAGCCCCTCCCACGCCGCGACCGCGGCCCACCTGGAGCAGCTCCACCCCGGGCTGCTGTCCCACCCCCTCCCCCCGGGTGCCCACGGCTCTCAGCACCACCCCGGCCTCTACGCCCGCCTCGGCCACCTCAACCCCCACCACGTGCCCAACGGCATCCTGGCCAAGACGGCGGCGGGACTGGTGGGGGCGCTGTCTGTCGGAGCTCCGCCCCCACTCATCCCGTCCGTCACCAGCCGCTCTTCCACGCCACCGCGGGGGTCCAGACTCGGCGGCCCGGCTGACCTGGGTCTGTACGGCGCCCACAAAGACGGCGAGTCCAGATAG
- the fbrs gene encoding autism susceptibility gene 2 protein homolog isoform X2 — MEGPSRSTGFRQSRRSRSQRDRDRRRRRVDLTEQRNTSLSSGSEREGGGTNSVLGPGGRERRPGFGRHRPPRRRKRESVSCEEDVIDGFAIASFISLETLEMDCSLKPSQRTDMLGRRNKAKRGPEENGGGPLSAPEEGVPHSYSSSCWNKSRNKRRKIEGHPLETGYICDTESDTGDKASDNDMDPVFTVSTRKVVDSTPSTMGPSKSCSPLPTHCRRASRLMVTPRVSGLERSQEKNLEPHFPEPISSSASSTSFSSCLPPHAPVTTSNAIARSSTINGNGSRHNGNGSSPPLSKPKAFLLGLPGRSHPIYSRGGPPVKPPSSSSSVPSSSSSMRPPTPSTSVSLPFVRGSGSSGPVRPPSRAGALFTSSPGLPPPPPLLQGPGHSAPEREGRRSVPGSENNASAAGRSTPGGAGAASSAASSSSSGRASQTQPSIPQLAFQFHQHNHQHQHTHTHQHFTPFLHPTASAPPLFDKFPGKMDGLYRHSFFPQYPPPSVPSIQPVIPPTGPFGSLQGAFQPKPLVPQGTGPDITARLGVVPHHLQPKDPRLTDPFGTSLKVSNKPGKWCAMHVHVAWMILSHQKRVKMMQADPHKLDLRSDLLARFPGAGGLSQLGPMPPNHDLTRPPSLFSASGGVNPSAAPFISPSTPHSSFLNPAAHLDPYGRSPPFTPLGALGSGAFGGLGSPTLASSVFGPKDSPSTTVGALSAQNHHDPWNRLHGAPSGFPAGPSWAKGGEKREERERGKEGERRDVPHIKDEKDRDNMLYGRPPVRMSPVAPPFKPCSNTPLSHVNGHSGGVGGGGGVGGSGPIEDLTRLSRDGDKRGGTSSRGPSSLVTDRDRPRSSSSSVHTTPPPSSRSAPSPLDLYPRSMTTTAHSLHSELPHSHRDGNPTSSQAKKAERNSTPKAPPLLLPPVKVKEERKEEPEHIPITLPPPGHPHSFERPNSHSHHPSSGTPSSSSLSLTPTPSVSFPPPTPNPPSHSHLSLLERSRAIEAYLGGPGGAGLVLGPGGERFQPQGPHQGPHSFTWDPWRELAAQQQQQQQRREAMALRQEHHLALRADPHLALRADPHLALRADPHLARLLQHQRLLEAAAAASPHHHHHHPPTSTSSASGGRPDFGLMPPHFERPHQLGGPGGGLMDEEQRAQILREDFERVRYFGMHPHLPSPSHAATAAHLEQLHPGLLSHPLPPGAHGSQHHPGLYARLGHLNPHHVPNGILAKTAAGLVGALSVGAPPPLIPSVTSRSSTPPRGSRLGGPADLGLYGAHKDGESR; from the exons ATGGAGGGCCCGAGCCGGAGCACCGGGTTTAGGCAGAGTCGCCGTTCCCGGTCGCAGCGGGACAGAGACCGGCGCAGGAGGAGAGTGGACCTGACTGAGCAGCGGAACACATCCCTGTCCTCGGGCTCCGAGCGGGAGGGCGGAGGGACCAACAGTGTCCTGGGCCCCGGAGGAAGAGAGCGACGGCCCGGGTTCGGGAGACATAGACCCCCGCGGCGGAGGAAGAGAGAGTCGGTGTCCTGCGAGGAAGACGTTATCGACGGCTTCGCCATAGCGAGCTTCATCAGCCTGGAAACCCTGGAG ATGGACTGCTCTCTGAAGCCCAGCCAGCGCACCGACATGCTGGGGAGGAGGAACAAGGCCAAGCGAGGGCCTGAGGAGAACGGAGGAGGGCCTCTGTCGGCCCCGGAAGAAGGAGTGCCGCACAGCTACTCCAGCAGCTGCTGGAACAAGAGTCGCAACAAGAGGAGGAAGATCGAG GGACATCCTCTGGAGACCGGATACATC TGTGACACGGAGAGTGACACGGGAGACAAG gcATCCGACAATGATATGGATCCAGTGTTCACAGTCAGCACGAGGAAAG TCGTGGATTCCACGCCCTCAACCATGGGACCCTCTAAAAGCTGCTCACCACTGCCGACCCATTGCCGCCGAGCGTCGCGGTTGATGGTGACGCCACGGGTGTCCGGCCTGGAGCGCAGCCAGGAGAAGAACCTGGAGCCTCACTTCCCGGAGCCCATTTCCTCTTCCGCCTCTTCTACTTCCTTTTCTTCCTGCCTTCCTCCGCACGCTCCCGTCACGACATCCAATGCCATCGCCCGCTCCAGCACCATCAACGGGAATGGCAGCCGCCACAACGGGAACGGCAGCAGCCCGCCGCTCTCCAAGCCTAAAGCCTTCCTGCTGGGCCTGCCTGGACGATCCCATCCCATCTACAGCAG GGGCGGCCCCCCCGTCAAACCTCCTTCCTCGTCTTCATCCGTCCCatcgtcctcttcctccatgcgGCCCCCGACTCCCTCCACCAGCGTGTCTCTGCCCTTCGTTCGGGGCTCGGGATCCTCGGGGCCCGTCCGACCCCCGTCCCGGGCCGGGGCTCTGTTCACGTCGTCGCCTGGCCTGCCCCCGCCTCCGCCCCTGCTGCAGGGCCCGGGTCACTCAgcaccag AGCGTGAAGGACGCCGCAGCGTCCCGGGCTCTGAGAACAACGCCTCAGCGGCCGGACGCTCCACGCCGGGCGGCGCGGGGGCCGCATCCAGCGCTGCCTCAAGCTCCTCCTCGGGCCGAGCGTCGCAGACCCAGCCCAGCATCCCTCAGCTGGCCTTCCAGTTCCATCAGCACAACCACCagcaccaacacacacacacacaccaacacttcACACCCTTCCTGCACCCCACGGCCTCCGCCCCGCCTCTG TTTGATAAGTTTCCTGGGAAGATGGACGGGCTGTACCGACACTCC TTTTTCCCACAGTATCCCCCTCCCTCAGTACCCAGCATCCAGCCTGTGATTCCTCCCACCGGACCGTTCGGCTCTTTGCAAGGAGCGTTTCAGCCAAag CCTCTTGTCCCTCAGGGAACCGGTCCAGACATCACAGCTCGCCTCGGGGTGGTCCCTCACCACCTGCAGCCCAAAGACCCCCGG CTAACTGATCCATTTGGGACATCGTTGAAAGTCAGTAAT AAACCAGGGAAGTGGTGCGCCATGCACGTGCATGTGGCCTGGATGATCCTCAGCCACCAGAAACGGGTCAAG ATGATGCAGGCTGACCCCCACAAGCTGGACCTCCGCAGCGACCTGCTGGCCCGCTTTCCTGGAGCCGGTGGACTGAGTCAGCTGGGCCCGATGCCCCCCAACCACGACCTGACCAGACCCCCCAGTCTGTTCTCAGCCTCAG GTGGAGTCAATCCGTCCGCGGCTCCTTTCATCTCTCCCTCCACGCCTCACTCTTCCTTCCTCAACCCCGCTGCTCACCTCG ATCCATACGGCCGCTCCCCCCCCTTCACCCCACTGGGTGCTCTGGGTTCTGGTGCCTTTGGAGGACTAGGCAGCCCCACCCTGg CCAGCTCTGTGTTCGGCCCTAAAGACTCTCCGTCCACCACAGTTGGAGCTCTGTCCGCCCAGAACCACCACGACCCCTGGAACCGCCTCCATGGTGCCCCCTCTGGGTTTCCCGCAGGTCCCAGCTGGGCCAAAGGAGGTGAGAAGAGGGAGGAGAGGGAGCGCGGGAAAGAGGGGGAGAGGAGGGACGTCCCCCACATCAAGGACGAAAAGGACAG AGACAACATGCTGTATGGCCGGCCTCCTGTCAGAATGTCTCCGGTGGCTCCGCCCTTTAAACCGTGCAGCAACACGCCGCTGTCCCACGTTAACGGACACAGCGGCGGCGTGGGAGGGGGCGGCGGTGTGGGAGGGAGCGGTCCTATTGAAGACCTGACCCGCCTCAGCAGGGACGGAGACAAGAGAGGCGGGACGTCGTCACGCGGGCCTTCTTCGTTGGTGACGGACAGAGACCGACCGAGGTCGTCCTCCTCCTCCGTGCACACCACGCCCCCTCCCTCCAGTCGCTCCGCCCCATCCCCTCTGGACCTATACCCCCGCTCCATGACCACCACGGCGCACAGCCTTCACAGCGAGCTCCCCCACTCGCATCGGGACGGTAACCCCACCTCCTCTCAGGCCAAGAAGGCGGAGCGTAACAGCACACCCAAAgcaccccccctcctcctccccccggTCAAAGTGAAGGAGGAGCGTAAGGAGGAGCCGGAGCACATTCCCATAACGCTGCCCCCCCCTGGGCACCCCCACAGCTTCGAGAGACCCAACAGCCACTCCCACCACCCCAGCTCAGGGAcgccctcctcttcctccctgtCCCTGACCCCCACCCCCAGCGTCTCCTTTCCCCCGCCCACTCCCAACCCCCCGTCACACTCCCACCTGTCCCTGCTGGAGCGCTCCAGGGCCATCGAGGCCTACCTGGGGGGTCCTGGGGGGGCCGGTCTGGTCCTGGGTCCGGGCGGCGAGCGTTTCCAACCACAGGGGCCCCACCAGGGTCCTCACAGCTTCACATGGGATCCCTGGAGGGAGCTAGCGgcacagcaacagcagcagcagcagcgccgCGAGGCAATGGCCCTCCGACAGGAACACCACCTGGCCCTGCGGGCCGACCCCCACCTCGCCCTGAGGGCCGACCCCCACCTCGCCCTCCGCGCTGACCCCCACCTCGCCCGCCTGCTGCAGCACCAGCGCCTTCTGGAGGCGGCGGCCGCCGcctccccccaccaccaccaccaccaccctccCACTTCTACCTCGTCTGCCTCGGGGGGCCGCCCGGACTTTGGGTTGATGCCCCCCCACTTCGAGCGGCCCCACCAGCTGGGTGGTCCCGGGGGCGGGCTGATGGACGAGGAGCAGCGCGCCCAAATCCTGAGGGAGGACTTCGAGCGTGTGCGTTACTTTGGGATGCACCCCCACCTGCCGAGCCCCTCCCACGCCGCGACCGCGGCCCACCTGGAGCAGCTCCACCCCGGGCTGCTGTCCCACCCCCTCCCCCCGGGTGCCCACGGCTCTCAGCACCACCCCGGCCTCTACGCCCGCCTCGGCCACCTCAACCCCCACCACGTGCCCAACGGCATCCTGGCCAAGACGGCGGCGGGACTGGTGGGGGCGCTGTCTGTCGGAGCTCCGCCCCCACTCATCCCGTCCGTCACCAGCCGCTCTTCCACGCCACCGCGGGGGTCCAGACTCGGCGGCCCGGCTGACCTGGGTCTGTACGGCGCCCACAAAGACGGCGAGTCCAGATAG